Part of the Kitasatospora sp. NBC_01266 genome, ACACCAAGGTGACGCTCCGCGACCGCTCCCAAGATCTCTGCCAGAACCGCTCCCTGGCAGCTTTTGTCGGCGGGTTTCGGCATCAGGAGGAGCCTGGAGCAGGTGAAATGTCGGCGAGAAGTAGCAGCACCGCGCGGCGGCCTCAGGTGTGAACGGCGCGTCCGTCGGAGAAAGCGATGTCTCCGGAGTCTCCCACGGCCCACTGCTCCCAGGCCCGAGCCTGCGGGTGCCGTGTCTCGAAGGCAAAGTGACCGCCGTTCCGCAAGGCGCCGCGGATCGCGGCGAGGGAGACCTGGACCTCCTGGTCGGACAGCAGGCACTGGAAGGCGTGGCCGGTCATCGTGGCCAAGTCGAACTCTCGATGCCAGGCAATGTCGGCGGTCGTCCCCTCGACCCACTCGATATCGGCGCGCCGCCGCGCCCGTCCAAGGGCCGCCGCGTCGGGATCGAGGCCCGCAAGATGGCCGACGTGGCCGCGGACTCGGGCCTCGTGCAGCATCTGCCCAGTACCGCAGCCGACGTCCAGTGTTGAACCGGCGGCTATCACAAGGCCGTTGTAGAACCGGTCACTCGGCCATCGGTCGGCGTCCCAGGGGTTCGTCAGATCGTACAGCTCCGCGACATCGTCATCAGTGAAGTCCAGCCCGGCATGGTCCCGTTGACCGCGGAACTGGTCAACGGAGAATCGCACCCGCCCCGTTCCACCCACCCAGAGCGGCCTCGGGCCGGGTTCAGTGTCGAGGGGCTGGATTGGGTGACAGCGGACACTTGGTCGTCAACGCCACCGGTCGACCGGCGCCTGGCGATCCTCGCCGCGAAGTACGACAGCATCGGGATGGGCCGCTCCGGGCGCGAGCACTCGATCTCGTTCGCGGCGGCCTGGCCCAGCCCCCGGGGCGGATCCGCGCGCTCCCGCGCCGGCCCGTTCCTAACGGCACCTGACGGACTGCATCGCACGCCCCGGCGATGGCACTACGACGAGGCTCCGCCGCCGCCGGGGCCTCGGAAGGTCAGGAACCGGTCGGCCGGGGTGGCCGGCCTACCGGTCACCGCCGTTGGCGATCAGTGTTCACGCGTTGCACGTGATCACCACGGTTGACTCCCAGGCGAACGGGCTGATCCGGCTGGCGTACGCGGGGGAGGTCAACTGGCACTGGGCGGCCGTGTACCCCGCGTCCTCGCCCTCGGAGAAGCCGAACGCCTCCGCGGCGCTGACCGCCTCCGGTGAGGTCGCGCCGTAACCGATGGCGGTGTACCGGGTCTGCCCGGAGACGGTCGGCTGAGCGGCACTGGCGGGCAGGACGCCTGCGGTCAGCAGGATGGCGCCAGTGGCAAGGGTGGTTCCAAGCACGCGGCTGAGCACAGTCATGGTGTGACCCTTCGGGAGGGAGCGGCTTCATGGGGTGCGAAGCGCGAGGCCATGTGGCACGTGAGTTGATGCAGCGTGAGGCGTGTTTATTCTGGCTGCCACATTGCTCGGGCCGCAAGGGGCCCTGCGCCGCCCGCAGGCGCCGGCCGGACACGGCTAACCGCCCGATAGCACGCGGCGCAGCACCGCGAGCACCTCGGCCTCAGGGAACCTGGTCAGCGCGGCGGCTTCGGCGCCGGCCAGCACCTCGGCCAGATCCTGCGGTGCCGCGTAGCGCGCCAGCTGACCCACCCACGCCGCCAGGTCGGCCACGTCCTCGGGCAGGCCCGGCGGCAGCACTCCCGCGTACGGCGCGGGAGCCCTTCGCGCCCGGCTCCGCCCGCTCGGCGCCGCGCCTCCCTGCGCAGGCCGTCGGGCGATCGGAGAGCAGGGCCCGTTGCCCAGTCCAGCGTCCCGCCAGCAGCACAGACTCGTCGGTCTCCGTCCTGGACCGCGTCCCAGGACGAGACCTTGACCCAGCGCTGACGCCCGGCCGGTGCTCTTCAAGTCGTCACGCGCAGCATTCTCTCCTGCGACCGTCCACGGGCGCCGGCAGCAGCCAGCGGGCGCTGGAACCGGGGCCAAATCGGCCCGGGAGCCAGGGCCAGCTCAAGCCGGAACATTCGCCGCAACAGACCCAGGGTGGGGCCGGCTCGGACCAGAAAAGAGGGGCCGGTTCGATGGTGCAGGCACGGATTTCGTGAACTCGATCAAGACCTGCTGCTGAGGAGGGCTCCTGGCCGACTGTCGACTCCATGCCGTGGCTAGACTCACGTCGTGAGGATCAGTCAGGCGAATCCGGACGACGTTGCAGACTTGGCCCGACTGTTGTGGCTGGATACCCATCATGAGGACCCGGCAGAGCGGTCTGTCGACGATTTTGCAGCGCAGCTCGCGCAGTGGTGGGCGACCCGCCAGGACTCGCACGTAGCGTTCGTGGCTCGACTCCTCCAGCCGGAGATCGTCGGCATGGCCTGGGTCGCACTCGTCCCTCGCGTGCCGAGACCTGGAGCGACAAGTCGGCTGTCCGCAGACATCCAGAGCGTCTTCGTCATGCCGGAGCAGCGAGGCCAGGGGATCGGCTCGGCGCTCGTGGAGGCTGCTTCGGAGCATGCGACACGCCTCGGATCCCTTCGCGTGACGGTCCACTCCGGTCGCACGGCTGTGCCAGTGTACGAACGGCTGGGCTTCGAGTCGTCGCGACAGCTCCTGAAGCGACCGCCGGGCTAGGGGCTGTCGTCATCAGCAGGAGTCGCTTCCGGAGCAGGGGCGGCTTCGCTCGGCCGAACATGCTGCGCTTGAGGGCCCTGAGACCGTTGACGCAGCCCTCGACCGGGCCGGACGACCAGTCGGTGCTCATGCCGTAGGCGACGGCGTCCAAGTCGGTGGTCAACCCGCCGGCGAAGCCGGCCAGGCCACACTGCTCGTCCGCGCAGACATCTGCGATCCGGTGCCGCAGTTGGTCTCCCTCGCGGTTGGTCATGATGGCCGCGAAGGCCGAACGTGGCCGGCAGCGGCAGCGGCAGCGGCTGTGAGTTCGGGAGAGCGGGCGAGCAGTGCCTTGAGCTGCTGCTGGCTGTCCTCGCGCAGGTGGTCGGGGTGGGCCGTGATCCAGCGGATGGCCTGGCGTGGTGAGGGAGGGCGGGCCAGCGGGGGGTGTGGTCGCCTCGGTCCTGCGGCCGGGGTGTAGTGGATGGACCTGCCATTCCACCGGCGGACACGGCAGCCCCAGATGTCGCGCAGCAAAAGCATGGTGATCACCCGTCAGCACGAGCAGAAGGAAGCCTTGATGGGCTCAATTCCCTTCAGAGCCAGGGCCGCTGACGGCTCCGACGACGGTTTACCCGCAGTCATTTGGACCTGGTGGGTAGCCGAGACGACCGAACTGTGTATCCAGACGTGCTGGCGGGGTCTGGCGCAATCCGGCCGCCATCGTCATCATGGGAAGTGAGGGAACATCCCGGGGGGCCGTCGACGCGGAACGTCGAATCCGGGCCCGCGCCTCCGCGTGAGGGGTCCCGGAGAATGGATCCCTCCCATGGACACGATCCTCCTCACCGTAGATGCCGTTCTCGGCGTCCTCGGCTCCGCCCTGTCCCTGTCGGTGGAAATTGTTCGGGCACGACGGCGGGCCTCGGACCAGCAGTCCAACTGCCCTCAGGGACAAGCGCCGTTCCCGGACCAGGACGCGGCTGCGTGAGCCAGTACCACGGCCTGTCAGGGACTACTCGCGAGCTCGCCGCCTGATCAACCTTCATGAGTTTCTCGTGGTGTCCAGCCGGATGGTGACCGTAGGTGGTTGCCGGTGGCGTGCTGCTGGAGCCGGCGGCCTTCCGCGGCGTGGACGGCACCCGCTACGCCAAGGTGTCCTCCCAGCCGTGCTGGACGATCGTCGAGACGGCCGGCCGCCGCCCCTCGGACGGCGCGATGGTCGACTCCTCGGCGCTGTTGCCCGCCGACGGCCGGGCCGGGCGCTACTGGCCCGGCCCCGCGCTGAAGGACCCGCGAACCGGCGAGCGCGTCGGCGGCCGGTTGGAGCCGCTGACCCCCAGCTCCCTCATCCTCGGCGCGGACGACGGAAGGTGGAGAGCCACCTCGGGTACGCCGTCGTGCGGTACGAGCGAGGGCGTCCGTCCCGGCCCCGGGAAAACGTAGGCCCGTTGGACCTGCTCAGTGGTCGGCTCCGGAAGTCCTTCGGGGGTGTTGTGTGGTGTCTCGTTCGGCCGCGCCGGTTGATCGAGTAGCCGGCGCGATTCGGTCGGCTCTCAGCGCAGGCTGCTGAACCAGCGGACGATGGCGGCCGTGGCCGCGACGTTGGAGCCAAGGTGCCGGGAGCCCGCGAAGTCCGGGGTGCCGAGATTGACGACCGGCGCGTTCACGCCGTGTGCTTGCAAGGCGGCCTCGCAGTGGTCGGTGTTGGCGCTGGCAGCCTGCTCGTCCGCGCTGGCGGCGTACAGGCGGACCGGGACGCGGGGGCTCCAGGCGCAGGTGTCGTCGGCCACCCGCAGTGCCGCCGCCAGCTGGCCGGTCGGGTGGCTCAGCATGTCGAAGCCGTGAGGGGTGAGCAGCGCGCTGAGGGTGTTGGGCGTGCCGGCGAAGAGCTGCTGACCGGTGTGGGAACCGTCGAACAGTGCCTCGATCGTGTCGGCGTACGGCGCCTGGAAGACCTCGCCCGGCGAGTCGTACAGCTGGTGCAGCCGGTTCCACGCGACGAGAAGGTACGCCGTGTAAAGCACACTGGATTTCGCATCGAGAGAGCCGTCGAGGAGCGCCGGCAGCTCGGCGTTCTGGAAGTCGTAGGCGCCGCTGATCGGCGCGACGGCTTCGAGCCGGAACCAGCGATCGCCGCCGGCCTGGAGCGTTCGCGCGAGTGCCATCGCTGCCGAGGCTCCCTGGGAGAACCCGGTGACCAGCACATCGTGTCCCAGCGCCCGGCCAGTGTGCGGAACAAAGGCGCGCGCTGCCCGCAGCATGTCCATCGAAGCGGTCGTTTCGGAGGGCACGTCCATCCAGGGGTGGAGTCCCGGGCCGACGCCGAGGCCGAGGTAGTCCGGGGCGACAGCGGCGAACCCGGCGGACGCGTACGTCATGGCGGGCGCGGACGCGAAGCCGACCTTGACCATGGACGACGGCGCATCGGACCGGTAGCTGGCGGTGCCATGAGTGAACGAGACCGTCCGCAGCTCGTGTTCGCGGCTACGGGGCAGCACCAGCAGCCCGCTGGCGGTGGTAGGCCGACCCTGGGGGTCCACGGTGCGGTACACCAGCCGGTAGGCGTCCACCCCGAACCGGACCGTACTCGCGTCGAATCCGGCAGCGTCCAGTGCCGCAGCGACGTCCTGCTTCGTGGCCAGTGTGCTCACCTGCTGAGCGGACACCAACTGTCCGCGATCGCTGGGGGCCGCCGCGCTCGCGGAGGCGGCTCCAGTCGTCACCGTATTCACGGCCAACACCAGGGAGGCCAGGGTTGTCACGGCGCTGAGCCGACGGAACGCGGCGCGCGAACTGCCTGTTGAATGAACGGATTTCATGTCGCAGACGCTACTGACGACCGCGTTCGCGCACCGCCCGGCCAGCAGGTGTATCTGCCCTGGAGCCAGCTCTACCACGGCACCAGGTTCGAGCGCCTGATGAGCCTCCCGTCAACCCCCGAAGGACTTCCGGAGCCGACCACTACGCGTCGCTTCGGCTCAGGAATTCGCCGACGGTCCGGACGAAGAACTCCGGGTCGTCCAGCCACGGGATGTGCGCGGCGCCCGGCTGGACGACGAACTCCCCGCGCGGGAAGAGCGCCGCGACCTCCGCAGCCTTGTCCGGGCGAGGGGACGGGGCCAGCTCGCCCGCGAGCACCAGCACCGGCGCGTCGAGCTTGGTCAGCACCTCGCGCACCGCGGCCGCGTCGTCGAACGCGCCGGGACCGGGGTAGGCGTGAGCGGCCTCCTCGTTGTAACCGTCCTCGCCGGAGGCGGCGTGGAGCAACGCGAGGTCGCCGGAGGCGGAGTGGGCCAGCACGTCGATCCGCTCCGGCCCGAGGTGAGTCCGGAGAGTTTCGACGTCGTCCACCTGCCGGTCGACGCGGTAGCTCGACGGGTCGGCCGGAGTCTCGGACTGCCCCGTGCCACGCAGGTCGAGCAGCACGAGCGAACGCCCTGCGGCGGTCGGCAGGCCGCCCAGGTCACCGAGGTAGGCGGAGGCCTGCATCGGGCCTCCGGGGAGACAGATCAGCGGATCGCCCTCTCCCATGAAGAAGATGGCCTACGGCCACAAGGCCGAGCACCGGCTGCGGATACGCGCGCAGGTGGTGCTGCACGCCGCACGCGGACGCTCCAACGCGCGCATCGCCCGCGC contains:
- a CDS encoding class I SAM-dependent methyltransferase; the protein is MRFSVDQFRGQRDHAGLDFTDDDVAELYDLTNPWDADRWPSDRFYNGLVIAAGSTLDVGCGTGQMLHEARVRGHVGHLAGLDPDAAALGRARRRADIEWVEGTTADIAWHREFDLATMTGHAFQCLLSDQEVQVSLAAIRGALRNGGHFAFETRHPQARAWEQWAVGDSGDIAFSDGRAVHT
- a CDS encoding GNAT family N-acetyltransferase, translated to MRISQANPDDVADLARLLWLDTHHEDPAERSVDDFAAQLAQWWATRQDSHVAFVARLLQPEIVGMAWVALVPRVPRPGATSRLSADIQSVFVMPEQRGQGIGSALVEAASEHATRLGSLRVTVHSGRTAVPVYERLGFESSRQLLKRPPG
- a CDS encoding alpha/beta hydrolase family protein, coding for MKSVHSTGSSRAAFRRLSAVTTLASLVLAVNTVTTGAASASAAAPSDRGQLVSAQQVSTLATKQDVAAALDAAGFDASTVRFGVDAYRLVYRTVDPQGRPTTASGLLVLPRSREHELRTVSFTHGTASYRSDAPSSMVKVGFASAPAMTYASAGFAAVAPDYLGLGVGPGLHPWMDVPSETTASMDMLRAARAFVPHTGRALGHDVLVTGFSQGASAAMALARTLQAGGDRWFRLEAVAPISGAYDFQNAELPALLDGSLDAKSSVLYTAYLLVAWNRLHQLYDSPGEVFQAPYADTIEALFDGSHTGQQLFAGTPNTLSALLTPHGFDMLSHPTGQLAAALRVADDTCAWSPRVPVRLYAASADEQAASANTDHCEAALQAHGVNAPVVNLGTPDFAGSRHLGSNVAATAAIVRWFSSLR
- a CDS encoding alpha/beta fold hydrolase, translated to MGEGDPLICLPGGPMQASAYLGDLGGLPTAAGRSLVLLDLRGTGQSETPADPSSYRVDRQVDDVETLRTHLGPERIDVLAHSASGDLALLHAASGEDGYNEEAAHAYPGPGAFDDAAAVREVLTKLDAPVLVLAGELAPSPRPDKAAEVAALFPRGEFVVQPGAAHIPWLDDPEFFVRTVGEFLSRSDA